The genomic interval CCGGCGCCCGCGCAGGGCCGCCGCCGCGGCCGGGGTGCCAACCGCCGGCCCAGCGGCCGCGAGCGCCACGACGAGAAGATCACCGTCTATGTCTCCGCCGAGGAGCTCATGGACCTCGAACACGCCCGGCTGGTGCTGCGCGGTGAGCACGGCCTCGCGGTCGACCGCGGCCGGATCGTGCGGGAGGCCGTCGCGGTCGTCCTCGCCGACCTGGAGTCCCGCGGCGACGCGAGCATCCTCGTGCGCCGCCTGCGCGGCCGCTGAGCGGCTCCGCCGCTAACCTGCCGTTGGGCCGCACGGCCCGCTCTCTGCCCGCACCTGGAACGTCGATGCCCGTAGCCGCCTCCTCCCCGGCCCGCCGCCCCCTCGGGCGCGGTGCACCGGACCGGGCGCTGCCGACGCCGCCCGGCGAGGGCGCGGCCGGGCCCGGTGCCGCCGCCCCCGGGACGTCCCCGGGAAGCGCCCCGGACGGCCCGCCGGGACCGGAGGCGGCCGACGACGGACGGTTCACCGTCCGGCTCGACAACTTCGAGGGCCCCTTCGACCTGCTGCTCCAGCTGATCTCCCGGCACAAGCTGGACGTCACCGAGGTCGCGCTGTCGAAGGTCACCGACGAGTTCATGGCGCACCTGCGCGCCATGGGCCCGGACTGGGACCTCGACCAGACCACCGAGTTCCTGGTGGTCGCGGCCACCCTCCTCGACCTCAAGACGGCCCGCCTGCTGCCGGCCGCCGAGGTCGAGGACGAGGCCGACCTCGCCCTGCTGGAGGCCCGGGACCTGCTGTTCGCCCGGCTGCTCCAGTACCGCGCGTACAAGAAGGTCGCGGACATCTTCGAGGAGCGGCTGGCGGCCGAGGAGCACCGCCACCCGCGCACCGTCGGCCTGGAGCCGCACCACGCCGAGCTGCTGCCCGAGGTCGTCCTCGGCATCGGCCCGCACGGCCTCGCCGAGCTGGCCGTGAAGGCGATGCGGCCCAAGGCCGAGCCCCGGGTCCTGATCGAGCACATCCACGCGCCGCTGGTCAGCGTCCAGGAGCAGGCCCAGGTCGTGGTGGCCCGGCTGCGGGCGTCCGGCGCGGCGACCTTCGGGGACCTCACCCGGGACGCCCCCGACACCCTGACGGTCGTGGCGCGCTTCCTCGCCCTTCTGGAGCTCTACCGCGAGCGGGCGGTCGCCCTGGACCAGGAGCTGGCCCTGGGGGCGCTGACGGTCCGCTGGACGGGCGCGGAGGACGCCCGGCCGGTGGTGACGGACGAATTCGACCGCGAGCCGCGGGACGACGGGTCCGAGGAGACGCGGGAGACGAGGGAGACGACGGCGTGAACGGTGCGACGGATACCGGGGTGACGGACAGGGACGCGGACGCCGGGCCGGACCCGGCCGAGGGCCGGGGGCCCCGGCCCGCCGGGCTGCGGGACGTGGCCGGGCTCGCCCTGCGGCCCGCCCTGGAGGCCGTCCTGATGGTCGTCGACGAGCCGGTGGCCGAGGAGTACCTCGCCCGGGTCCTCGACCGGCCCCGGCGCGAGATCACCGAGGCGCTGCACGGGCTGGCCGCGGAGTACACCGCGCAGGGGCGCGGTTTCGAGCTCCGCGAGATCGCCGGCGGCTGGCGGTTCTCCACCCGCCCGGAGTACGCCGACGCCGTGGAGGCCTTCGTCCTCGACGGCCGGCAGGCCCGGCTGACCCAGGCCGCGCTGGAGACTCTGGCCGTCGTCGCGTACCGTCAGCCGGTCAGCCGTTCGAGGGTCTCCGCGGTCCGCGGGGTGAACTGCGACGGCGTCATGCGCACCCTCCTCCAGCGGGGTCTGGTGGAGGAGACGGGGACGGAACCCGAAACAGGTGCGATCCTGTACAGGACGACGAATTACTTTCTGGAGCGAATGGGCCTGCGCGGCCTGGACGAGCTCCCGGAGCTCGCCCCCTTCCTCCCCGAGGCGGAAGCGATCGAGGGCGACACCCAAGAAGGTGTGCCGTCGTTCGATCCGGACGCACCGGACACCGACGCAGACGACAAGACGGAATTTTGATGCGAAGCAGCGGCAGGAACAGCGGAAGCGGCAACCGGGACGACCGGGGCGGGCGAGCGGGAGCTCCCCGTCCGGCCTCCGGGGGCGGACGCGCGGGCGGCGGTCGTTCCGGCGGCGGTCGCCCCGAGGGCGGTCGCTCCGGCGGCGGACGCTCCGAGGGCGGGCGCGCGGGCGGCGGTCGCTCCGAGGGCGGCCGTTTCGACGGTGGCCGTTCCGGTGGCCCCCGCTCCGGCGGTGGCCGGTCCGAGGGCGGCCGCTCCGGCGGTGGCCGTTTCGACGGCGGCCGTGACGGCGCCCGTCGCGACGACAGGCAGCAGGAGCAGCGTCCGCGCCGGCCGCGCCCCGAGGAGCGCCGCTACGACGTGGGCAACGACGCCCCCGAGAACCGCGGCGCCCGGGGCGCGGCGGCCCGCGGCGGCGCCAAGGGCGGTCCGCGCAAGAGCCCCACGGCGGGCTCCGGCGGCCGCACCAGCGGTCCCGCCCGCGGCCACCGGACCCTGCCGGGCCGGCCGCGCGAGCTCGACGCCAAGATCGAGGAGCGCAACCGCGAGCGGCACAACAAGCCGCAGGTCAAGACGCCCAAGACGTTCCCCGGCGCCGAGCAGGAAGGCGAGCGCCTCCAGAAGGTGCTGGCCCGGGCCGGCATGGGCTCGCGGCGCGCCTGCGAAGAGCTGATCGAGATGTCCCGCGTCGAGGTCAACGGTGAGATCGTCACCGAGCAGGGCCTGCGCGTGGACCCGGAGAAGGACGAGATCAAGGTCGACGGCCTCACGGTCGCCACCCAGTCCTACCTCTTCTTCGCGCTCAACAAGCCGGCCGGCGTCGTCTCCACCATGGAGGACCCCGACGGCCGCCAGTGCCTCGGCGACTACGTCACCAACCGCGAGACCCGGCTCTTCCACGTCGGCCGCCTCGACACGGAGACCGAGGGCATCATCCTGCTCACCAACCACGGTGAGCTGGCCCACCGCCTCACGCACCCCAAGTACGGCGTTCAGAAGACCTACCTGGCGGCCATCACGGGCCCGCTGCCGCGCGACATCGGCAAGCAGCTCAAGAGCGGCATCCAGCTGGAGGACGGCTGGGCCCGCGCCGACAACTTCCGGGTCATCCAGCAGACCGGCAAGAACTACCTGGTCGAGGTCACCCTCCACGAGGGCCGGAAGCACATCGTGCGCCGGATGCTCGCCGAGGCCGGCTTCCCGGTCGAGAAGCTGGTCCGCACCGGCTTCGGCCCGATCCCGCTCGGTGACCAGAAGTCCGGCTGGCTGCGCCGCCTGACCAACACCGAGGTCGGCATGCTGATGCGCGAGGTGGATCTCTAAAACCCCGGGACCGGCGATCCCGCAGCTGGAATGCTTGATCCATGAAAAATATGGAGATAGGAGCGGACCGGCTGCGGGCCGCCGGACTGCCGGACGCGGACCTGTCGCCCGTGCTCGCGGAGCAGGGGCACCCGCTCGTCTTCGCGACCGTTTCCGGAGCCCATCTGTACGGCTTCCCGTCGCGCGACTCGGATGTGGACCTGCGGGGGGTCCATCTGCTGCCGCTGGACGACCTGATCGGGCTCCGGGAGGGCGAGGAGACCCGGACCGTGACCGGGCCGCAGGACGGTGTCGAGATGGATCTCGTCACCCATGACCTGCGGAAGTTCGTCCGGATGATGCTGCGCCGCAACGGCTACGTCCTGGAGCAGCTCCTCTCACCGCTCGTGGTGCGCACCACGGACGCCCACGCCGGGCTGGTCGCGCTGGCCCCGGGTGTCCTCACCCGCAACCACGCCCACCACTACCGCGGCTTCGCCGTCACCCAGTGGCGGC from Streptomyces albireticuli carries:
- a CDS encoding pseudouridine synthase; its protein translation is MRSSGRNSGSGNRDDRGGRAGAPRPASGGGRAGGGRSGGGRPEGGRSGGGRSEGGRAGGGRSEGGRFDGGRSGGPRSGGGRSEGGRSGGGRFDGGRDGARRDDRQQEQRPRRPRPEERRYDVGNDAPENRGARGAAARGGAKGGPRKSPTAGSGGRTSGPARGHRTLPGRPRELDAKIEERNRERHNKPQVKTPKTFPGAEQEGERLQKVLARAGMGSRRACEELIEMSRVEVNGEIVTEQGLRVDPEKDEIKVDGLTVATQSYLFFALNKPAGVVSTMEDPDGRQCLGDYVTNRETRLFHVGRLDTETEGIILLTNHGELAHRLTHPKYGVQKTYLAAITGPLPRDIGKQLKSGIQLEDGWARADNFRVIQQTGKNYLVEVTLHEGRKHIVRRMLAEAGFPVEKLVRTGFGPIPLGDQKSGWLRRLTNTEVGMLMREVDL
- a CDS encoding DNA polymerase beta superfamily protein, which produces MEIGADRLRAAGLPDADLSPVLAEQGHPLVFATVSGAHLYGFPSRDSDVDLRGVHLLPLDDLIGLREGEETRTVTGPQDGVEMDLVTHDLRKFVRMMLRRNGYVLEQLLSPLVVRTTDAHAGLVALAPGVLTRNHAHHYRGFAVTQWRLFEKQHGLKPLLYTLRVLLTGIHLMRSGEVEAHLPTLLDHVTAPGYVRELIAAKAEAEQGPLRGLVDVVRVQEDVEALHAELAAAQEGSLLPESPSRETHDALHDLVVRARTAG
- a CDS encoding segregation and condensation protein A — translated: MPVAASSPARRPLGRGAPDRALPTPPGEGAAGPGAAAPGTSPGSAPDGPPGPEAADDGRFTVRLDNFEGPFDLLLQLISRHKLDVTEVALSKVTDEFMAHLRAMGPDWDLDQTTEFLVVAATLLDLKTARLLPAAEVEDEADLALLEARDLLFARLLQYRAYKKVADIFEERLAAEEHRHPRTVGLEPHHAELLPEVVLGIGPHGLAELAVKAMRPKAEPRVLIEHIHAPLVSVQEQAQVVVARLRASGAATFGDLTRDAPDTLTVVARFLALLELYRERAVALDQELALGALTVRWTGAEDARPVVTDEFDREPRDDGSEETRETRETTA
- the scpB gene encoding SMC-Scp complex subunit ScpB, encoding MTDRDADAGPDPAEGRGPRPAGLRDVAGLALRPALEAVLMVVDEPVAEEYLARVLDRPRREITEALHGLAAEYTAQGRGFELREIAGGWRFSTRPEYADAVEAFVLDGRQARLTQAALETLAVVAYRQPVSRSRVSAVRGVNCDGVMRTLLQRGLVEETGTEPETGAILYRTTNYFLERMGLRGLDELPELAPFLPEAEAIEGDTQEGVPSFDPDAPDTDADDKTEF